In Holophagales bacterium, one DNA window encodes the following:
- a CDS encoding M28 family peptidase: MLPGHAPAARSPFVAAALSAALVLLLTPPAALAAFAAGRGDACVVARIESGSSPLAERLRALAAVDYWIEADRELLLCSRAGGASSLELATATERAGTTVAARYPEVRAERLRLWHGGRRSAADSLGRVLTTGGRWAVVELAPWSGDPAGPTTTAPGPGPDRVGEQLLPFVPDRILARRHLPNAEALGDPQIEALLGELDAARWFSDLSMLAGWNRWTRGSQILSARNWLATTFAALPGISTVTTSFPVGTSTGWNVIATLPGTRLPNDWYVVGGHYDSTSENASAAAPGAEDNASGCAGVLEIARLFAAHPPDATMIFICFSGEEQGLYGSYDYVDDLTATGDLAKLRGVLIFDMIGYTADAELDCLLETEPVGATWQALFAQAAVDFTTLAIVESLSAWGSDHQPFLEANRVALLAIENDWDLYPHYHRTTDLPGQITQQMGLQILRMSAAALVRQVGSTAIFTDGFESGSAARWDN; this comes from the coding sequence ATGCTCCCCGGACACGCCCCGGCAGCCCGCTCGCCGTTCGTCGCGGCCGCCCTTTCGGCCGCTCTCGTCCTGTTGCTCACCCCACCCGCCGCGCTCGCTGCGTTCGCCGCAGGGCGCGGCGACGCGTGTGTCGTCGCCCGCATCGAGTCCGGCTCAAGCCCGCTCGCCGAGCGGTTGCGGGCGCTCGCCGCGGTCGACTACTGGATCGAAGCCGATCGGGAGTTGCTGCTCTGCTCCCGCGCCGGCGGTGCCTCCAGCCTCGAGCTGGCGACCGCGACCGAGCGGGCGGGAACGACCGTCGCCGCTCGCTATCCAGAGGTACGAGCCGAACGGCTGCGCCTCTGGCACGGCGGACGACGGTCGGCGGCCGATTCCCTCGGGCGCGTCCTGACCACCGGCGGCCGCTGGGCGGTCGTCGAGCTCGCGCCCTGGTCGGGCGACCCCGCGGGCCCAACGACGACCGCTCCGGGGCCGGGGCCCGACCGGGTCGGCGAGCAGCTCCTCCCCTTCGTCCCCGACCGCATCCTCGCCCGACGTCACCTGCCGAACGCCGAGGCCCTCGGCGATCCGCAGATCGAGGCGCTGCTCGGGGAGCTCGATGCCGCGCGCTGGTTCTCCGATCTCTCGATGCTGGCGGGCTGGAACCGCTGGACGCGCGGGTCCCAGATCCTCTCGGCACGCAACTGGCTCGCCACCACCTTCGCGGCGCTCCCCGGGATCTCGACCGTCACCACGAGCTTCCCGGTGGGAACGAGCACCGGCTGGAACGTCATCGCCACCTTGCCCGGCACCCGCCTGCCGAACGACTGGTACGTGGTCGGAGGACACTACGACTCGACCTCCGAGAACGCCTCCGCAGCTGCCCCGGGTGCCGAGGACAACGCCTCGGGCTGCGCCGGCGTGCTGGAGATAGCGCGGCTGTTCGCGGCTCACCCGCCCGACGCCACGATGATCTTCATCTGCTTCTCCGGCGAGGAGCAGGGGCTCTACGGCAGCTACGACTACGTCGACGACCTCACCGCCACCGGCGACCTCGCCAAGCTCCGCGGCGTGCTGATCTTCGACATGATCGGCTACACCGCCGACGCCGAGCTCGACTGCCTGCTCGAGACCGAGCCGGTGGGCGCGACCTGGCAAGCTCTCTTCGCCCAGGCCGCCGTCGACTTCACCACCCTCGCCATCGTCGAGTCGCTCAGCGCCTGGGGGTCGGACCACCAGCCGTTCCTCGAGGCCAACCGTGTCGCGCTGCTGGCGATCGAGAACGACTGGGACCTCTATCCGCACTACCACCGGACGACCGATCTGCCGGGCCAGATCACCCAGCAGATGGGCCTGCAGATCCTGCGCATGAGCGCGGCCGCCCTGGTCCGCCAGGTCGGCTCGACGGCGATCTTCACCGACGGTTTCGAGTCCGGCAGCGCCGCGCGCTGGGACAACTGA
- a CDS encoding energy transducer TonB, which yields MFESPSMSTRSSFSPRARVAVLGTAVSAHLALLGFATLASLWRIVPVAVPQPTEAFISVTLPPLEEPIPQAPRPRERGGGGGEPSIAAVAAETTAVRPIVQPTTSDLPTATTATLDGPVGSAIGVADGPGVGPGSGPGSGEGIGSEIEAAPIPVAGAVIAPVVLSRIEPHYPQAAILVRRQGVVVVEAEIDTQGTVRGVRAIGPRLGLGLEESAMEAVRAWRFSPARLGSRPVAVYFRLTVRFTLR from the coding sequence GTGTTCGAGAGCCCGTCGATGTCGACTCGCAGCAGCTTCTCGCCACGCGCGCGGGTGGCGGTGCTCGGCACCGCGGTCTCGGCACACCTCGCGCTGCTCGGCTTCGCGACGCTGGCGAGCCTCTGGCGCATCGTCCCGGTCGCGGTGCCGCAGCCGACCGAGGCGTTCATCTCGGTGACGCTGCCGCCGCTCGAGGAGCCGATCCCGCAGGCCCCGCGGCCGCGCGAGCGCGGTGGCGGGGGAGGCGAGCCGTCGATTGCAGCGGTGGCTGCCGAGACGACGGCTGTGCGACCGATCGTCCAGCCGACGACCTCCGACCTGCCGACCGCCACCACGGCGACCCTCGACGGACCGGTCGGTTCCGCGATCGGCGTCGCGGACGGCCCCGGGGTGGGCCCCGGCAGCGGTCCCGGGAGCGGCGAAGGGATCGGCAGCGAGATCGAGGCCGCGCCGATTCCGGTCGCCGGGGCGGTGATCGCTCCGGTGGTCCTCTCGCGCATCGAGCCGCACTATCCGCAGGCGGCGATCCTCGTGCGACGTCAGGGGGTCGTGGTGGTCGAGGCCGAGATCGACACGCAGGGGACGGTGCGCGGCGTGCGGGCGATCGGTCCGCGCCTCGGCCTCGGTCTGGAAGAGTCGGCGATGGAGGCGGTGCGTGCCTGGCGCTTCAGCCCGGCCCGGCTGGGCTCGCGCCCGGTGGCGGTCTATTTCCGGCTGACCGTGCGCTTCACGCTGCGGTGA
- a CDS encoding FAD/NAD(P)-binding protein, producing MQPGLPGRRRLAGDPDAPRGARRPHRRRHAPHIRRGRCRVNLYEPYRAKIVDRIDETPDTRTLRLELSDPEVASSFTFKAGQFGEYTAFGAGECTFCIASPPTRPGYLECSFKTVGKTTRALRALDIGDTVGFRGPYGNCFPLERMEGKKLVFIAGGIGLAPVRCVIWNALDLRDRFDEVTIVYGARSVADLVYKRELAEWAARPDVKLWQTVDPGGESADWTGEVGFVPAVVEKAAPVAEDAFAIVCGPPVMIRYTLPVLARLGFPGERIYTTLENRMKCGLGKCGRCNIGSVYVCKDGPVFTAEELARLPAEY from the coding sequence ATGCAGCCGGGCCTGCCCGGGAGGCGTCGACTTGCCGGAGATCCTGACGCGCCTCGAGGCGCTCGCCGGCCCCACCGCCGGCGACACGCCCCTCACATCCGTCGCGGGAGGTGTCGCGTGAACCTCTACGAGCCGTACCGGGCGAAGATCGTCGACCGGATCGACGAGACGCCGGATACCCGGACCCTCCGCCTCGAGCTCTCGGACCCCGAGGTCGCGAGCTCGTTCACCTTCAAGGCCGGTCAGTTCGGCGAGTACACGGCCTTCGGCGCCGGCGAGTGCACCTTCTGCATCGCCTCGCCGCCGACCCGGCCGGGCTATCTCGAGTGCAGTTTCAAGACGGTCGGCAAGACCACCCGGGCGCTGCGTGCCCTCGACATCGGCGACACGGTCGGCTTCCGCGGGCCCTACGGGAACTGCTTTCCGCTCGAGCGGATGGAGGGCAAGAAGCTGGTCTTCATCGCCGGCGGCATCGGCCTCGCCCCCGTGCGCTGCGTGATCTGGAACGCCCTCGACCTGCGCGATCGCTTCGACGAGGTGACGATCGTCTACGGGGCGCGCAGTGTCGCGGACCTCGTCTACAAGCGCGAGCTCGCCGAGTGGGCCGCCCGGCCGGACGTGAAGCTCTGGCAGACCGTCGATCCGGGCGGGGAGAGCGCCGACTGGACCGGCGAGGTGGGGTTCGTGCCGGCCGTCGTCGAAAAGGCGGCCCCGGTCGCGGAAGACGCCTTCGCCATCGTCTGCGGACCGCCGGTGATGATCCGCTACACCCTGCCCGTCCTCGCTCGTCTCGGGTTTCCCGGCGAACGGATCTACACCACGCTGGAGAACCGGATGAAGTGCGGCCTCGGCAAGTGCGGGCGCTGCAACATCGGGTCGGTCTACGTCTGCAAGGACGGGCCGGTGTTTACGGCCGAAGAGCTCGCGCGGCTGCCCGCCGAGTACTGA
- a CDS encoding 4Fe-4S dicluster domain-containing protein, whose amino-acid sequence MNELQELAGRLLAEGTVQVVIGWGEGPRGVRPAFVREPGEASRLIFDERCTQNLVAYLSPRRSHVARLGRPAVVVKGCDARAVAGLLREGQLRREEVVVIGVRCGGVLDDPAGEAPTTADRCLDCASREPKLADHLVGELPPPPAGTARREARLDELAARSDADRWAFWQEELGRCVRCQACRQACPLCFCERCVADKTEPQWIESSPHGRGNFAWHVTRALHLAGRCTDCGECQRACPLDIPLGLINLRLARVVAERFGYQAGDDPTVPAPIGAYRLDDPQEFIL is encoded by the coding sequence ATGAACGAGCTCCAGGAGCTTGCCGGCCGCCTGCTCGCGGAGGGCACGGTCCAGGTCGTCATCGGCTGGGGGGAGGGTCCTCGCGGAGTCCGTCCTGCCTTCGTGCGCGAGCCCGGCGAGGCCTCACGGCTGATCTTCGACGAGCGCTGTACGCAGAATCTGGTGGCCTACCTCTCGCCGCGGCGATCGCACGTCGCGCGGCTCGGACGCCCTGCCGTGGTGGTGAAAGGGTGCGACGCGCGCGCCGTCGCCGGCCTGTTGCGCGAGGGCCAGCTGCGCCGCGAGGAGGTCGTCGTCATCGGTGTGCGCTGTGGCGGGGTGCTCGACGACCCCGCCGGCGAGGCGCCGACGACCGCCGACCGCTGTCTCGATTGTGCCTCGCGCGAACCGAAGCTCGCCGATCACCTGGTCGGCGAGCTGCCGCCGCCGCCCGCTGGCACGGCGCGACGCGAGGCACGGCTCGACGAGCTCGCCGCGCGCTCGGACGCCGACCGCTGGGCGTTCTGGCAAGAGGAGCTGGGGCGCTGTGTGCGTTGCCAGGCCTGTCGCCAGGCCTGCCCGCTCTGTTTCTGCGAGCGCTGCGTGGCCGACAAGACCGAGCCGCAGTGGATCGAGTCGTCGCCGCACGGGCGAGGCAACTTCGCCTGGCACGTGACGCGGGCGCTGCATCTGGCGGGTCGCTGCACCGATTGCGGCGAGTGCCAGCGCGCCTGCCCCCTCGACATTCCGCTCGGACTGATCAACCTCCGGCTCGCCCGCGTCGTCGCCGAGCGCTTCGGCTATCAGGCGGGCGACGACCCGACCGTCCCGGCCCCGATCGGTGCCTACCGCCTCGACGATCCCCAGGAGTTCATCCTGTGA
- a CDS encoding hydrogenase iron-sulfur subunit, with the protein MSVTSSSEISDTAPPVGRSVPFEPHLTAFVCNWCTYTGADLAGTSRLQMEPCVRVVRLPCTGRIDPLFVLKAFERGADGVIVSGCHPADCHYTSGNYHARRRFALLKELLLFLGVPEERLTFSWVSASEGQKWREVVNGATERVRRLGPFTDYRALAGRVA; encoded by the coding sequence ATGTCCGTCACGTCCTCGTCAGAAATCTCCGACACCGCCCCGCCGGTCGGTCGGTCGGTGCCCTTCGAGCCCCACCTCACCGCCTTCGTCTGCAACTGGTGCACCTACACCGGTGCCGATCTCGCCGGCACCAGCCGGTTGCAGATGGAGCCGTGCGTCCGCGTCGTCCGGCTCCCCTGCACCGGGAGGATCGACCCGCTGTTCGTCCTCAAGGCGTTCGAGCGCGGTGCCGACGGGGTGATCGTCAGCGGCTGTCATCCGGCCGACTGCCATTACACCTCGGGCAACTACCACGCCCGTCGCCGCTTCGCCCTGCTCAAGGAGCTGCTGCTCTTCCTCGGGGTGCCGGAGGAGCGCCTCACCTTCTCGTGGGTTTCGGCCTCCGAGGGGCAGAAGTGGCGGGAGGTGGTCAACGGCGCCACCGAGCGCGTGCGCCGCCTCGGGCCGTTCACCGACTACCGGGCGCTCGCCGGGAGGGTCGCATGA
- a CDS encoding CoB--CoM heterodisulfide reductase iron-sulfur subunit A family protein, with protein MSARIGVFVCHCGENIGRTVDSARVAAALGELPGVVCSVDAKYMCSDPGQAIVRQAIVEHRLTGVVVAACSPHMHEKTFRRAAAGAGLNPFLCEMANIREHCSWIHEDREAATEKAIDLTRLIVEKVKRNVPLETIRIPVERRALVIGGGIAGIQAALDLADGGAEVVLVEKEPSIGGHMSQLSETFPTLDCSQCILTPRMVEVYQHPRIRLLAWSEVESVEGYIGNFRVKIRRKARSVDETKCNGCGACQKACVMNRIPSEFDEGLGKRTAMYVPFPQAVPNIPVIDRANCAYFKAKARGAKKEACAKCREACSRDAVDFAQEDTFVTEKVGAIVVATGFELYSIGREQTTAGVKGYGEYGYGSIPDVIDGLQFERLASASGPTGGKILRPSDGREPKRVVFLQCIGSRDPAKGIDYCSKICCMYVAKHTMLYRHKVHDGQATVFYMDVRAAGKGYDEFTRRAIEEEGAIYLRGRVSRLYRDGDVVQVVGFDTLSGSPVKIAADLVVLATAMRPRRGIEALAQKLSVSYDRHGFLNEAHPKLRPVETNTAGVYLAGACQAPRDIPDSVAMASAAAAKILGLFSNRELEREPTVACVNPALCAGCFHCERVCPYGAVEHRELRDRAGRPTKVVAEVNPGVCQGCGTCQATCPSKSVELMGFTDEQIYAQVNALAL; from the coding sequence ATGTCGGCGCGCATCGGCGTCTTCGTCTGCCACTGCGGCGAGAACATCGGCCGTACCGTCGACAGCGCCCGCGTGGCGGCGGCGCTCGGCGAGCTGCCGGGCGTGGTCTGCTCGGTCGACGCGAAGTACATGTGCTCGGATCCCGGGCAGGCGATCGTGCGCCAGGCGATCGTCGAGCACCGCCTCACCGGCGTCGTGGTGGCGGCCTGCTCGCCCCACATGCACGAGAAGACCTTCCGGCGGGCCGCCGCCGGAGCCGGGCTGAATCCGTTCCTCTGCGAAATGGCCAACATCCGCGAGCACTGCTCGTGGATCCACGAGGACCGCGAGGCGGCCACCGAGAAGGCGATCGACCTGACCCGGCTGATCGTCGAGAAGGTGAAGCGCAACGTCCCCCTCGAGACGATCCGGATTCCGGTCGAGCGCCGGGCGCTCGTCATCGGCGGCGGCATCGCCGGCATCCAGGCGGCGCTCGATCTCGCCGACGGCGGGGCCGAGGTGGTGCTGGTGGAGAAGGAGCCGTCGATCGGCGGGCACATGAGCCAGCTCTCCGAGACCTTCCCGACGCTCGACTGCTCGCAGTGCATCCTCACGCCGCGGATGGTGGAGGTCTACCAACATCCGCGCATCCGCCTGCTGGCCTGGAGCGAGGTGGAATCCGTCGAGGGCTACATCGGCAACTTCCGGGTGAAGATCCGCCGCAAGGCGCGCAGCGTCGACGAGACGAAGTGCAACGGCTGCGGGGCGTGCCAGAAGGCGTGCGTCATGAACCGCATCCCGAGCGAGTTCGACGAGGGGCTCGGCAAGCGCACGGCGATGTACGTGCCCTTCCCGCAGGCGGTTCCGAACATCCCGGTGATCGACCGCGCGAACTGCGCCTACTTCAAGGCCAAGGCGCGCGGAGCGAAGAAGGAGGCGTGCGCGAAGTGCCGCGAGGCCTGCAGTCGCGACGCGGTCGATTTCGCCCAGGAGGACACCTTCGTCACCGAGAAGGTCGGGGCGATCGTCGTCGCCACCGGGTTCGAGCTCTATTCGATCGGTCGGGAGCAGACCACCGCCGGAGTCAAGGGGTACGGTGAGTACGGCTACGGCAGTATTCCCGACGTCATCGACGGACTGCAGTTCGAACGACTCGCCTCGGCCTCCGGGCCGACGGGCGGGAAGATCCTGCGACCCTCCGACGGCCGGGAGCCGAAGCGTGTCGTCTTCCTCCAGTGCATCGGCTCGCGCGACCCCGCCAAGGGGATCGACTACTGCTCGAAGATCTGTTGCATGTACGTGGCCAAGCACACGATGCTCTATCGCCACAAGGTGCACGACGGCCAGGCGACGGTCTTCTACATGGACGTTCGCGCGGCGGGCAAGGGTTACGACGAGTTCACGCGCCGGGCGATCGAGGAGGAGGGTGCGATCTACCTGCGCGGTCGGGTGTCGCGGCTCTATCGCGACGGCGACGTCGTGCAGGTGGTCGGCTTCGACACGCTCTCCGGTTCTCCGGTGAAGATCGCCGCCGACCTGGTCGTGCTGGCGACGGCGATGCGTCCGCGGCGCGGGATCGAGGCACTCGCCCAGAAGCTCTCGGTCTCGTACGACCGCCACGGCTTCCTCAACGAGGCCCACCCGAAGCTGCGCCCGGTCGAGACCAACACGGCCGGTGTCTATCTCGCGGGAGCCTGTCAGGCACCGCGCGACATCCCCGACTCGGTGGCGATGGCGAGCGCCGCAGCGGCCAAGATCCTCGGTCTCTTCTCCAATCGGGAGCTCGAGCGCGAGCCGACGGTGGCCTGCGTGAATCCGGCGCTCTGTGCGGGCTGCTTCCACTGCGAAAGGGTCTGCCCCTATGGCGCCGTCGAGCACCGCGAGCTGCGGGATCGAGCGGGGCGCCCCACGAAGGTCGTCGCCGAGGTGAACCCGGGCGTCTGCCAGGGTTGCGGCACCTGTCAGGCGACCTGCCCGTCCAAGAGCGTCGAGCTGATGGGATTCACCGACGAGCAAATCTATGCGCAGGTCAACGCGCTCGCCCTCTGA
- a CDS encoding CoB--CoM heterodisulfide reductase iron-sulfur subunit B family protein codes for MKIGYYPGCSLHGTARELDESLRAVAAPLDLELTEVEDWSCCGASSAHAAGHELAVALPARNLALAAEQGHDQVLAPCAACYNRLAQARLAVERDADLRAALPDLLGRPFSNSVAARNLVDILHERRNLLRERVTRPLTGLKVACYYGCLLVRPSARLGFDDAEEPVSMEQVIQSLGATPIAWNRRLDCCGGAFSVARTGSVIRLSRAVLEDARLAGAEVLAVACPMCHSNLDFRQQALLRRGEKTLPVLYLTELVGLALGLPAERLGLLRHFVDPRPLLAKLSAAPEVH; via the coding sequence GTGAAGATCGGCTACTACCCCGGCTGCTCGCTCCACGGCACGGCGCGCGAGCTCGACGAAAGCCTGCGCGCCGTCGCCGCGCCGCTCGACCTCGAACTGACGGAGGTCGAGGACTGGTCCTGTTGCGGCGCCTCGTCGGCGCACGCCGCCGGACATGAGCTCGCGGTGGCGCTGCCGGCGCGCAACCTCGCGTTGGCGGCCGAACAGGGGCACGACCAGGTCCTCGCGCCCTGCGCCGCCTGCTACAACCGTCTGGCTCAGGCCCGCCTCGCGGTGGAGCGAGATGCCGATCTCCGGGCCGCGCTGCCGGACCTGCTCGGCCGCCCCTTCTCCAACTCCGTCGCGGCGCGCAATCTCGTCGACATCCTCCACGAGCGGCGCAACCTCCTCCGGGAGCGGGTGACCCGACCGCTCACCGGCCTCAAGGTCGCCTGCTACTACGGTTGCCTCCTGGTGCGGCCCTCGGCGCGGCTCGGCTTCGACGACGCCGAGGAGCCGGTCTCGATGGAGCAGGTGATTCAGAGCCTGGGCGCGACGCCGATCGCCTGGAATCGACGCCTCGACTGTTGCGGCGGCGCCTTCTCGGTGGCGCGCACCGGCTCGGTCATCCGCCTGAGTCGGGCGGTGCTCGAGGACGCCCGATTGGCGGGAGCGGAGGTGCTCGCGGTGGCCTGTCCGATGTGCCACTCGAACCTCGACTTCCGACAGCAGGCGTTGCTGCGGCGAGGAGAGAAGACGCTGCCGGTCCTGTACCTGACCGAGCTGGTCGGCCTGGCCCTCGGCCTGCCGGCCGAACGTCTCGGGCTCCTGCGCCACTTCGTCGACCCGCGCCCGCTTCTCGCGAAGCTCTCGGCGGCGCCGGAGGTGCACTGA
- a CDS encoding 4Fe-4S dicluster domain-containing protein: MSSPDPNTVHSGGPSLAVQIERMSGERAARCYQCGKCSAGCPMTEETTLRPHDVMRLVALDRRDELLDHESLWLCLACETCAERCPNGCDPARTIDALRELALAAADSAPHPRRSGSRAVRAFHAAFLDQIRLTGRSFELGLVADYKLRTGALWQDVATVPGLVARGKLGLVPHTIAGVAEVRRIFARCEARRDERPGGEEASA; the protein is encoded by the coding sequence ATGAGCTCTCCTGATCCGAACACCGTCCACTCGGGCGGTCCTTCGCTTGCCGTGCAGATCGAGAGGATGAGCGGCGAGCGCGCTGCGCGCTGCTACCAATGCGGCAAGTGCTCGGCCGGGTGTCCGATGACCGAAGAGACGACGCTGCGTCCGCACGACGTGATGCGTCTCGTCGCCCTCGATCGCCGCGACGAGCTTCTCGACCACGAGTCGCTCTGGCTCTGCCTGGCCTGTGAGACCTGCGCCGAGCGCTGCCCGAACGGTTGCGACCCGGCACGCACGATCGACGCGCTGCGCGAGCTCGCGCTCGCCGCGGCGGATTCCGCGCCGCATCCGCGGCGGTCCGGTTCGCGCGCCGTTCGCGCCTTTCATGCCGCATTCCTCGACCAGATCCGTCTGACCGGCCGCTCCTTCGAGCTCGGTCTGGTCGCCGACTACAAGCTGCGCACCGGTGCGCTCTGGCAGGACGTCGCAACGGTGCCGGGCCTGGTCGCCCGCGGCAAGCTCGGCCTGGTTCCCCACACGATCGCGGGCGTTGCCGAGGTGCGGCGGATCTTCGCCCGCTGCGAGGCGCGCCGGGACGAAAGACCGGGCGGAGAGGAGGCGAGCGCGTGA
- a CDS encoding VWA domain-containing protein, whose product MRTHRHPLSSLLFLLLSLSPTLAAGGAAPPAAPAAAATTNEGERAFFQDGPAWLLPKEERERVLALDPPDRERYAREFLANDPLPATPLNELEIAVERRRQLVQRELLGFGDDRARLLFLRGKPANRETIECGQVYRPMELWTYGSGEAARHLVLYRPGPGRPFRLWLPTDGKRVLYIEEMEYLLEQWQQLRARLSGKRIDLRMCDKAATVDKVTGVGGIFDFARDRPTDAEVNAFVAPPADLGAWAREAAATPLPEHPVLPVSEARLSFPAARGQRLVARLLIGIPAGAPIVAAVEEKKPDVSAATPAPAAAATPAPKEAPKPAATPGATPAAPAPPAATEAPKETKRELRLAVEGRVEQGGQVFEEFRNRFVLPPGEVGGAIPPLALIVERALRPGEEFLLRVRVRDEVGGAEAYVSRAFTVPAEATPEVLPPVPEGTIVALTDQLAEERFPGKDSLLLVPPAEDVVFGLWRAEAIVTGERVRKVVFSVDGKAQVTKAAPPWSAELRLPNLPKEQVVRAEGLDEKGAVVVSDEVVLNQPQGEPKVIFLAPPRGARLTGEVTARAGVVVPEGHRVEQVEFRVNDQVVATLTQPPWETKVRVPEQGEVTFLTVTAIFSDGARAEDVRFLNVPQHLEQVEVNLVELYTTVLDGQGRPADGLVAEDFTVLDEGRPQKLDKFEQVVNLPLTLGIALDLSGSMQGSLAEAKRAAVGFLDSVLTPRDRCFAVGFSTRPELLMPPTADAKALEAAFAELPAVGMTALHDAIVFSLHYFRGTSGRRALVLLSDGDDTSSAVPFRDALEYARRSGVVIYTVGLDVGMGAIEVRSKLKALAEETGGRVFYISKATELAGVYDQIERELRSQYLLAFTPDQQGESGVFRKVEVKVKKSGLKARAARGYYP is encoded by the coding sequence GTGCGAACCCACCGACACCCGTTGTCGTCGCTCCTGTTCCTGCTTCTCTCCCTGTCGCCGACCCTGGCGGCAGGTGGCGCTGCGCCTCCGGCCGCGCCGGCGGCTGCCGCCACGACGAACGAAGGCGAGCGCGCCTTCTTCCAGGACGGCCCCGCCTGGCTGTTGCCGAAGGAGGAGCGTGAGCGGGTGTTGGCGCTCGATCCGCCCGATCGCGAGCGCTACGCCCGGGAGTTCCTGGCCAACGATCCCCTCCCGGCGACGCCGCTCAACGAGCTCGAGATCGCCGTCGAACGCCGACGCCAGCTCGTTCAGCGAGAGCTGCTGGGTTTCGGCGACGACCGGGCGCGCCTGCTCTTCCTGCGCGGCAAGCCGGCCAACCGCGAGACGATCGAGTGCGGTCAGGTCTACCGACCGATGGAGCTCTGGACCTACGGCAGCGGCGAGGCGGCGCGTCACCTCGTGCTCTACCGCCCGGGCCCGGGACGCCCGTTCCGGCTCTGGCTGCCGACCGACGGCAAGCGCGTGCTCTACATCGAGGAGATGGAGTACCTGCTCGAACAGTGGCAGCAGCTCCGGGCTCGCCTCTCGGGAAAGCGCATCGACCTGCGGATGTGCGACAAGGCGGCGACGGTCGACAAGGTCACCGGGGTGGGAGGGATCTTCGACTTCGCCCGCGATCGGCCGACCGACGCGGAGGTCAACGCCTTCGTCGCGCCGCCGGCCGATCTCGGCGCGTGGGCGCGCGAGGCCGCGGCGACGCCGCTGCCGGAGCATCCGGTGCTGCCGGTCAGCGAGGCGCGACTGAGCTTCCCGGCGGCGCGCGGACAGCGGCTCGTCGCCCGCCTGCTCATCGGCATCCCCGCCGGGGCGCCGATCGTTGCGGCGGTCGAGGAGAAGAAGCCGGACGTCTCGGCCGCGACGCCGGCGCCGGCCGCCGCTGCGACGCCCGCACCGAAAGAGGCGCCGAAGCCGGCGGCCACTCCAGGGGCGACGCCGGCAGCACCGGCGCCGCCGGCGGCGACCGAGGCCCCGAAGGAGACGAAGCGCGAGCTCCGGCTGGCGGTCGAAGGACGAGTCGAGCAGGGTGGGCAGGTCTTCGAGGAGTTCCGCAATCGCTTCGTCCTGCCGCCCGGCGAGGTCGGAGGCGCGATTCCGCCGCTCGCGCTCATCGTCGAACGGGCGCTGCGTCCCGGCGAAGAGTTCCTGCTGCGCGTGCGCGTGCGGGACGAAGTGGGCGGCGCCGAAGCCTATGTCTCGCGCGCCTTCACCGTGCCGGCCGAGGCGACCCCCGAGGTGCTGCCGCCGGTCCCCGAGGGAACGATCGTCGCGCTGACCGATCAACTCGCCGAAGAGCGCTTCCCCGGAAAGGACAGCCTCCTTCTCGTGCCGCCGGCCGAGGACGTCGTCTTCGGTCTCTGGCGGGCCGAGGCGATCGTCACCGGAGAGCGCGTCCGCAAGGTGGTCTTTTCGGTCGACGGCAAGGCCCAGGTGACCAAGGCGGCGCCGCCGTGGAGCGCCGAGCTCCGGCTGCCCAACCTGCCGAAGGAGCAGGTGGTGCGCGCCGAGGGTCTCGACGAGAAGGGAGCGGTCGTCGTCTCCGACGAGGTGGTGCTCAACCAGCCGCAGGGCGAGCCGAAGGTGATCTTCCTCGCGCCACCGCGCGGCGCCCGCCTCACCGGCGAGGTGACGGCGCGCGCCGGCGTCGTCGTGCCCGAGGGGCATCGGGTCGAACAGGTCGAGTTCCGGGTCAACGACCAGGTCGTGGCGACGCTGACCCAGCCGCCGTGGGAGACGAAGGTCCGGGTGCCCGAGCAGGGCGAGGTGACCTTCCTCACCGTCACCGCGATCTTCAGCGACGGCGCGCGGGCCGAGGACGTGCGCTTCCTCAACGTGCCGCAGCACCTCGAGCAGGTCGAGGTCAATCTGGTCGAGCTCTACACCACGGTGCTCGACGGACAGGGCCGACCGGCCGACGGCCTCGTCGCCGAGGACTTCACCGTGCTCGACGAGGGGCGGCCGCAGAAGCTCGACAAGTTCGAGCAGGTGGTCAACCTGCCGCTCACGCTCGGCATCGCGCTCGACCTCTCGGGTTCGATGCAGGGTTCGCTCGCCGAGGCCAAGCGCGCCGCGGTCGGCTTCCTCGACTCGGTGCTGACGCCGCGCGATCGCTGCTTCGCGGTCGGCTTCTCGACGAGGCCGGAGCTGTTGATGCCGCCGACCGCCGACGCCAAAGCGCTCGAAGCCGCTTTCGCCGAGCTGCCGGCGGTCGGGATGACGGCGCTTCACGACGCGATCGTCTTCAGCCTGCACTACTTCCGCGGCACCAGCGGACGGCGCGCCCTGGTCCTGCTCTCCGACGGCGACGACACCTCGAGCGCCGTGCCCTTCCGCGACGCGCTCGAGTACGCGCGTCGCAGCGGCGTGGTGATCTACACCGTCGGTCTCGACGTCGGCATGGGAGCCATCGAGGTGCGAAGCAAGCTGAAGGCGCTCGCCGAGGAGACCGGCGGGCGCGTTTTCTACATCTCGAAGGCCACCGAGCTCGCCGGCGTCTACGACCAGATCGAGCGCGAGCTGCGCAGCCAGTACCTGCTCGCCTTCACGCCCGATCAGCAGGGGGAGAGCGGGGTCTTCCGCAAGGTCGAGGTGAAGGTGAAGAAGAGCGGCTTGAAGGCGCGCGCGGCGCGCGGCTACTATCCGTGA